The DNA region ACCTATGTCAAAGCGCTGGATATGTGGTTCGAGATCTCGGTATACAGCCCCAAACCGCAACATTTCGTTGCCGTTTTCGATGTCATCACGCAACGAAAGAAAGCCGAATTGGCGCTGCGCGACAGCGAAGCGCGTTTCCGCGCACTGGTAGAACAATCGATAGCCGGCATCTTCATCGTCCAGGACGGCCAACTCAATTATGTCAATCCCGGCTTCGCCACGATCTTCGGTTACGAATCGCCCGAATCGATGATCGGCATCGTGCCTGCGGCCGATCTGATCAGCCCGTACGATCAGGAACGCGTACTGCAAAACATCCACAGGCGCGAAGAGGGGGATGAAGGTGCCGTATACAACACTGCCAGCTGCATTCGCCGCGATGGACAGCGCATAGAAGTCGAAGTGTACGGACGCCCATATGAGCATGAAGGTCGCCCGGCAACCATCGGCATCCTCCTGGACATCACCGCCCGCAAGCAGGCCGAAGCGAAACGCGACCTCTTGAGCGATGCGCTGCGCCAGTCAGCACATCCCCTGATGCTGACCGACTCAGAGTTCCGCATCACCTACATCAATCCAGCCTTTTCGCGCCTGTTCGGTTACCATCTGGACGACATCACGGGCAGGCATATCTCTCTCATTGTCCCAAAGACCGACAAGCACAGAACCGAACGCGATGAAATCGAGCGCCATCTTCGCAGGCACGGCACATGGTCGGGGGAGGTAGACCGCTTGGCAAGCGATGGTTCGCTGATACCCACCCTCGCAACCATTGCCTCGATCCATGGCAAGGAAGGGACATACATCGGTTTCGTGGCCAGCTATCTCGACCTGCGAGCGCTGCGCGAAAAGGAATCGACGTTGCGCAAACTCTCGCTGGCGGTGGAACAAAGCCCGGAGAATATCTACATCACCGATCTCGACGGCACCATCGAATATGTCAACGAATCTTTCGTGCGCAAGACAGGTTATGACCGCAGCGAGATCATCGGACGGAACCCGCGCATCCTGCATTCCGGGAAAACGCCATCGAGCACGTACGAGGATCTCTGGAAAAACCTCCTGGCCGGCAATACCTGGCAGGGTGATTTCCACAACAGGCGCAAGGATGGCAGTGAATATATCGAACACGCCATCATCAGCCCGATCCGCCAGCCCGACGGGCACATCACCCATTACGTCTCGGTACAGGAAGACATCACGGAAAAGAAACGCGCCGAGGCCGAGATAAACCGCCTGGCCTTTTACGACACCCTGACCGGACTGCCCAACCGGGCACTGCTCCTGGAACGTACCGCGCAAGCGCTGGCTACAATTCGCCGCATCGGCCAGCGCAGCGCGCTGATCTCGTTCAATATCGACCGCTTCAAGACCATCAATGATGCGGGAGGACAGGCCATGGGCGATGTGCTGATCAAGGCGGTGGCCGAGCGTTTGTCGCATATCCTGCACCAGGGCGATGTCGTGGCGCACATCGCAGGGGACGAGTTCGCCATCCTGCTGACCGACCTCGCCCCCCAGCAACAGGCCGCGGCCCACATGGCGATGCATATCTCGAACCGGATACACACAGAACTGCAGGAGCCTTTCGTGATCGGCGCTGAAAGCATCACCCTCACAGCCTGCCTGGGGATCGCGCTCTTTCCGGGCAACGATGCCGACTCTGCACTGGATATCCTGCGTCGTGGTAATACTGCCCTGCATCATGCCAAGACCCGGGGCAGCGGACAGACCGCATTCTTCGACGACACTCTGGACGGCAATGCCAAGCAGCGTTTCGAGACCGAGCGCGAACTGCAGCAGGCAATCAAGCGCGGTGACCTGCAGGTATTCCTGCAGCCCCAGGTGGAAGAGAACGGCAAGTGCGTCGGTGCGGAAGCCTTGGTGCGCTGGCAGCATCCGCAACGCGGCCTGATACAGCCCGGTGCATTCATCCCGATTGCCGAAGAGTCCAACCTGATCATCGAGATCGGCAGCTGGATGTTCGTCGAAGTCTGCCGCCTGCTGGCACGCGAAGACGTGGCTACGCTACCAATACGGATCGGCGTCAACATTAGCCCCCGTCATTTCCGCCAGGCCGATTTCGTCGAGCAGATCAAGGACGGCCTCGCCAGCACCGGCGCCGACCCCACCCACCTTACTCTGGAAGTGACCGAGGGCATGGTGATCGACAACATCAACGATGTGGTCGCGAAGATGAACGAGCTGAGCGCGATGGGTATCCATTTTTCGATGGACGACTTCGGCACCGGCTATTCATCGCTGGCATACCTGAAGCGACTGCCCATCCACGAACTCAAGATCGACAAGAGCTTTGTCCAGGATCTGACTATCGATCCCGATGACGATGCCCTGGTCGAGGCCATCCTTGCTGTAGCCAGGCTCATGCACGTGAAGGTGGTCGCGGAAGGCGTGGAGACGCCCGAACAGGCGAGCTTCCTGAACCTGCGCGGACAGGTGGTGCACCAGGGTTATCTGTTCGGCAGGCCGGAGCAGGCGGAGAAGGTGATCGCGGATATCATCCGCAACCTGTCCTAGGCTGCCGTCACCGGCACGCGCGCCGTCAACGCGCACATCAGCTCGTAACTGATGGTTCCCGCCGCAGTGGCCACCTCCTCCACCGGCAGGCCCTCTCCCCACAAGGTGACTGGGCTGCCCACAACCGCATCTGCCACCTCGCTCAGGTCGACGCTCAGCATGTCCATCGATACCCGTCCCAGCGTGCGCGTGCGCTGCCCGTTCACCAGGATCGGCGTTCCCGTCGGCGCATGGCGCGGGTAACCGTCGGCATAACCGCAGGCCACTGTCGCGATGCGCATCGCCCGGTCGGCGCAAAACAGCCCCGCATAACCGACCCGGTCGCCGGCCTTCAGTTCGCGTACCGAGATGATTTCGCTATTCAGCGTCATCACCGGGCGCAGGCCGAACTGTTGCGCGCCGGTGCCGGCGAACGGCGATGCGCCGTAAAGCATGATGCCGGGACGCACCCATTCGCTGTGCGAAGAAGGATAACGCAGCAGCGCTGCGGAATTCGCCAGCGAGCGCGGCATGCGATAAGCGTCTGTCAGTCCCCTGAAACGCTCCAGCTGTTCCGCGATGCCTTCCGGCTCGTCGGCATGGGCAAAATGCGTCATCAGCACGATCTCACGCACAGCGGGATGCCGCTTCAATTTCTCCATCACGGCCGGAAACTGTTCCGGCGTGAACCCCAGACGGTTCATGCCGGTATTCACCTTGAGCCAAACCTGCAAGGCGTTGCGGCGCGGGAAGGCATCGAGCATGGCAAGCTGCTGCGGACTGTGGATGACGCTGGCCAGTTCGTATTCGGCCAGCAGCGGCAACTCGTCCGCCTTGAAGAAGCCTTCCAGCAGCAGCAGGGTTTGCCGGAAACCCGCTTCGCGCAAGGCGACTGCATCGCGCACATCGAGCATCGCGAAACCCTCCGCTTCGGCCAGCGCCTCCGCCGCTCGCAGCAGGCCGTGGCCATAGGCATTGGCCTTGATGACCGCCATGATGCGGCTGGATGCGGCACGCCGCACCACGCGCAGATTGTTTTGCAATGCGGAAAGGTCGATGCGGGCTTGTATCGGGCGGGACATGAAATTCATGGCAGGGCTGGATAAACTGGCGCGAATGATAGCAGGCCACATATTTTCGTGTTATAAAAGCCCGTCCCTCAAACGATAAACCTATAGTGAATCGCGGCTTCTACACCATCCTGGCGGCACAGTTTTTCTCCGCGCTCGCCGACAACGCCCTATTGTTTGCCGCCATCGCCCTGCTCAAGCAGGGTCATGCGCCGAGCTGGCACACGCCGGTGCTGCAGCAGGCTTTCATCGTGTCGTTCATCCTGCTTGCGCCGTTTGTCGGAGCGTTTGCCGACTCGCTGCCCAAGGGGCGCGTGATGTTCATCAGCAACGCGATCAAGATGGCGGGCTGCCTGGCCATGCTGGCCGGCATCGACCCGCTGCTGGCATATGGCCTGGCCGGCTTCGGCGCGGCGGCCTATTCCCCTGCCAAATACGGCATCCTCACCGAGTACCTCCCCCCGGCGAGGCTGGTATGGGCGAACAGCTGGATGGAAGGACTGACGGTCAGCGCCATCATCCTGGGAGCGGTGGTCGGCGGCATGCTGATCACGCCGAGCATCGCCACGTC from Sideroxyarcus emersonii includes:
- a CDS encoding PAS domain S-box protein; this encodes MHGSGSNPTPHASILKIVLIYAIFAGLWILFSDRLTEWIFADGAALKVAQTLKGWLFVAITSLLLYFLLKRLTVAPGHAPIPVVHTGLINWPRWQLYLFAAVVTLLTLLIRQHIAISFADRPLLILFMFPIIASAALGGLGPGMLATLIAVAAEDYFAVPPLDSFAVKSLQDMLQLGLLLANGLLVSLLSALLHEARYRSDRDRQNAEANLAEKMHALKLLDAISEGSTDAIFVKDSEGRYLLFNQAAAHFVGRSVQEVLGKDDTAIFPSDQATFIRQSDREVMQGNQVTTFQETLETRNGKSFFLTTKGPLHDLTGKVSGVFGISRDITGIKTTEFALRRERDLNQRYLDTVQSIMIALDTEGRITMITRYGCEMLGYRENELLGENWFKTCLPQPEGTEIILPMFRQILAGDMQDAHHHENTVVCRDGSLRLISWRNVYFRNEAGNIVGTLSSGEDITERKKTEESLRESEATYRSLFEHMLNGFAYCRMLFTNGRPDDFIYLSVNEAFETQTGLKDVVGRKVSDVIPGIREADPELFDIYSRVASGGKPEQFETYVKALDMWFEISVYSPKPQHFVAVFDVITQRKKAELALRDSEARFRALVEQSIAGIFIVQDGQLNYVNPGFATIFGYESPESMIGIVPAADLISPYDQERVLQNIHRREEGDEGAVYNTASCIRRDGQRIEVEVYGRPYEHEGRPATIGILLDITARKQAEAKRDLLSDALRQSAHPLMLTDSEFRITYINPAFSRLFGYHLDDITGRHISLIVPKTDKHRTERDEIERHLRRHGTWSGEVDRLASDGSLIPTLATIASIHGKEGTYIGFVASYLDLRALREKESTLRKLSLAVEQSPENIYITDLDGTIEYVNESFVRKTGYDRSEIIGRNPRILHSGKTPSSTYEDLWKNLLAGNTWQGDFHNRRKDGSEYIEHAIISPIRQPDGHITHYVSVQEDITEKKRAEAEINRLAFYDTLTGLPNRALLLERTAQALATIRRIGQRSALISFNIDRFKTINDAGGQAMGDVLIKAVAERLSHILHQGDVVAHIAGDEFAILLTDLAPQQQAAAHMAMHISNRIHTELQEPFVIGAESITLTACLGIALFPGNDADSALDILRRGNTALHHAKTRGSGQTAFFDDTLDGNAKQRFETERELQQAIKRGDLQVFLQPQVEENGKCVGAEALVRWQHPQRGLIQPGAFIPIAEESNLIIEIGSWMFVEVCRLLAREDVATLPIRIGVNISPRHFRQADFVEQIKDGLASTGADPTHLTLEVTEGMVIDNINDVVAKMNELSAMGIHFSMDDFGTGYSSLAYLKRLPIHELKIDKSFVQDLTIDPDDDALVEAILAVARLMHVKVVAEGVETPEQASFLNLRGQVVHQGYLFGRPEQAEKVIADIIRNLS
- the alr gene encoding alanine racemase, which encodes MSRPIQARIDLSALQNNLRVVRRAASSRIMAVIKANAYGHGLLRAAEALAEAEGFAMLDVRDAVALREAGFRQTLLLLEGFFKADELPLLAEYELASVIHSPQQLAMLDAFPRRNALQVWLKVNTGMNRLGFTPEQFPAVMEKLKRHPAVREIVLMTHFAHADEPEGIAEQLERFRGLTDAYRMPRSLANSAALLRYPSSHSEWVRPGIMLYGASPFAGTGAQQFGLRPVMTLNSEIISVRELKAGDRVGYAGLFCADRAMRIATVACGYADGYPRHAPTGTPILVNGQRTRTLGRVSMDMLSVDLSEVADAVVGSPVTLWGEGLPVEEVATAAGTISYELMCALTARVPVTAA